GCTCGAAGATCGGTTCGATACCGACGGTCGCGGCGGTGGGAATCCACCCGGTGGACGAGGCCAGCGCATCGAGCGTGGAGAGCACTGTCCGGTGGATGTCGGGCCACGGAGGCGGGGGACCTTCTGGGGAACCGTTCGTCATGCCTGGAGGTATCTAATCACACGGAAACGGGGTGCACACGCTCCCACTACGGTTGAGCGGGCGAGGGGAGCGACTCCGGGTGCGGTGGGCCGCGGGCGGCGAACGTGGCGCAGCCGGAGGCCAGCAGGAGCAGGGGCACGAGCCCGGCCGCGAGCGGGGCGCGGGAAGAGGGCATGGCCGCCAACGTACCAAGCGGGGGGCGTGTCGCTTCGCTTGAATCCGAGGTGTGTCCCGGGCCAGATAACAGGGCTCGGTGCCCCAGGAGGCGATTGCGATGTCCGGTGCTTCGCGGTGGTGGGACAGTGCCAGGGAGTGGGCGGGGAAGTTGCCCGTGGGTCTGGCCGGTGACGTGTCGGTGGACGTGGCTCGCAAGCGGCTGCGCTTGTCCCACGCACGGGTGGAGGCCATCACCCGGCGGGTGCTGCGCGACGTGCGTCCGCTGACGCTGGGCGACTGGGCCCACCTGCCGAAGACCTATGACGTGCGGCTGGCGGTCTCCGGCTGGAAGCTGCGCGTGGAGGTGGCCCTGGAGCGGCTGGAGCTGGTGTCGGGCCGCTACCACCTGACGCTCCTCACCCCGGGCCGGGTGGACCTGGAGGAGTCGAAGATGGCCTCGGCGCTGGTGCAGGGCGTGTTGCGCGTGGGCGGAGGCAAGGCCGCGCTGCGCACCGTGCTCGACCAGGTGATGCCCGAGGGGCTGAGCTGGGACGGACAGCGCTTCCGGGTGTCTGGGGCGCTGCCGAAGGAGGGCGCGGTGTCGGCGCGGCTCTTCGAGTCCTCCTCGCTCCTGATGAACGCCGAGCACGAGCCGGAAGGCGTGTGGCTGTCGGCCGAGGCCTGGCCCGGGCTGGTCGACCTGATGCAGGCCGTGCTCAGCGTGGACCTCCCCCGCAAGCCGCCGGGAACCTGACTCTGAGAACCCGGTAATTCCAGGGTCCATGGCCCAGGAGGGGTGACACGTCATCCCGGAAGATGGTAAGTGCGAACTTAACGCTTTGCGGGAGGTGACACCATGCACGCCGTCGGACACAACCCCCTGACCCTACTGATCGTGCAATTCATCGTGATCATTGGGGTTTCCCGGCTGATCGGGCGGGGCGCGCGGTGGCTGGGGCAGCCGCTGGTCATCGCCGAGGTGCTCGCGGGCATCCTGCTGGGGCCCTCGCTGCTGGGGTGGGTGGCCCCCGGGGCCATGGAGTGGCTGTTCCCGGCCAGCAGCATGTCGGTGCTGAAGATGCTGAGCCAGGTGGGGCTCATCCTCTTCATGTTCCTCATCGGGCTGGAGCTGGACCCCAAGCTACTCAAGGGCCGGGGGCACGCCTCGGTGGTCATCAGCCACACGAGCATCCTGGTGCCCTTCGGGTTGGGCGCGGCGGCGGCGCTCTGGTTCTACCCGCGTCTGTCCGAGCCCTCGGTGCCCTTCTCCTCCTTCGTGCTCTTCATGGGCGTGGCGATGAGCATCACCGCCTTCCCGGTGCTCGCGCGCATCCTCACCGAGCGGCGGCTGCTGACCTCCAAGGTGGGGGCCATGACCATCACCTGCGCGGCGGTGGACGACGTGACGGCGTGGTGCCTGCTGGCCTTCGTCGTCTCCATCGTGCGGGCCTCGGACCTGATGCACGCGGGGCTCACCACGCTCTTCGCGATGCTCTACATCGCCTTCATGCTGGGCGTGGTGCGGCCGTTCCTCTCGCGGCTGGGCGCGCGCGTGGCGAACAAGGAGGGCCTCAACCAGAACGGCGTCGCCCTGACGCTGATGATGCTGCTGGCGTCCTCGTGGGCCACGGAGCTCATCGGCATCCACGCCCTCTTCGGCGCCTTCATGATGGGCGCGGTCATCCCCAAGGAGGGCGGGCTGGCGCAGGCGCTGGCCGAGAAGCTCGAGGACGTGGCGGTGGTGCTGCTGCTGCCCCTCTTCTTCGCCTTCAGCGGTCTGCGCACGGAGATCGGCCTGCTGTCCACCAGCGACCACTGGCTGATGTGCGGCTTCATCATCCTCCTGGCCTGCGTGGGCAAGTTCGGTGGCAGCGCGGTGGCCGCGCGGCTCACCGGCATGCGCTGGCGTGAGGCGGGGGCCATCGGCATCCTGATGAACACCCGCGGGTTGATGGAGCTCATCGTCCTCAACCTCGGCCTGGACCTGGGCGTCATCTCTCCCACGCTCTTCACCATGATGGTGGTGATGGCGTTGGTGACGACGTTCATGACGACGCCGCTGCTGCGCATCATCTATCCCCCCGAGGAGATGGCTCGGGACCAGGTGTCGCTCACACCCGTGGCCCCGCTGGCGGAGGCGCCGCCCTTCACCGTGCTGATGTGCGTCTCCCACGAGCAGGCGGGAGCCGGCATGGTCACCCTGGGGCGTGCGCTCCTGGGTACGCCCTCGCCGTCCTCGCAGCTCTACGCCCTGCACCTCATCCGCCCCACCGAGCGCGCCTCGTTCCACCTGCGCCATGACCCGGAGAAGGCCAGCGGCAATACCCTGGCCCCGCTGCTGGGCCGCGCGAGCAGCCTGGGCCTGGAGGTGCGGCCGCTGTCGTTCGTGTCGGCCGAGCCCGGGCTGGACATCTGCCGCACGGCCGAGGCCAAGCAGGCCAGCCTCATCCTGCTGGGCTGGCACAAGCCGCTCTTCAGCCGCACGATGCTGGGCGGCACCGTGCACGAGGTGATGCAGGAGGCGGGCACGGACGTGGCGGTGCTGGTGGACCGGGGCCTGGAGAACGTGCGCCGGGTGCTGGTGCCTTTCATCGGCAGCTCGCATGACCGGGCGGCCCTGGGGCTCGCCCGCCGGCTGCTGCAACACTCCGATGCCGAGGTCACGGTGCTGCACGTCACCCAGCCCGAGGGCCCGCGTGAGCACTCGGGCGCTCGCCCCCTGGTCGAGGCGCTCTTCCCGGAGGGGTCCGGGCGGGTGCACTTCAAGGTGGTGGCGCACGACTCGCCCGAGGACGCGGCGCTGGAGGAGTGCCGGCGCGGGTATGACCTGGTGGTGGCGGGCGTGGGCGCGGAGTGGGGCCTGGAGGACCAGCTCTTCGGCTTGCGCGGTGAGCGGCTCCTCCGAGACGCTCCCACCTCGCTGCTCATCGTGCGACACTCGGCCTCCTCGCCCGCCGCGGAGGCCACCGCCGCGACGGAGGCGGTTCCCGCGCTGACCGCGGGCAACGCCGCCTCTTGAGGCCTCGGGGCGGGCGAGGCGTGAACCCGCTCGCTTCACGGAGGCAGACCGATGGCCGATCTCGCGCACAACCCGCTCAGCCTGCTCCTCGTGCAGCTCGTGATCATCATCGGTCTGTCCCGGCTCATCGGGCGGGGAGCGCGGTGGCTGGGCCAGCCCCTCGTCATCGCCGAGGTGCTCGCGGGCATCCTGCTGGGCCCCTCGCTGCTGGGGTGGGTGGCCCCGGAGGTGATGGGCACGCTCTTTCCCGCGAGCAGCATGCCGGTGCTGAAGATGCTGAGCCAGGTGGGGCTCATCCTCTTCATGTTCCTCATCGGGCTGGAGTTGGAGCCGCGGGTGCTCCGGGGACAGGGCCGGACGTCGGTGCTCATCAGCCACACCAGCCTCCTGGTGCCCCTGCTGCTCGGGGCGCTGGTGGCGTGGTGGCTCTACCCGCGCCTGTCCGAGCCCTCGGTGCCGCTGCCCTTCTTCGTGCTCTTCGTGGGGTTGGCCCTGAGCATGACCGCCTTCGCGGTGCTGGCGCGAATCCTCTCGGAGCGCGGCCTGCTGCGCTCCAAGGTGGGACTGCTCGCCCTGACCTGCGCGGCGGTGGATGACGTGACGGCGTGGTGCCTGCTGGCCTTCCTCGTCTCCCTGGTGCGCGCCTCGGGGCTCGAGCAGGGGGTGTACACCACGCTCTTCGTGCTGCTCTACATCGGCTTCATGTTGGGAGTGCTGCGGCCCTTCCTTCATCGGCTGGGCGCGCGCGTGGCGAGCAGGGAGGGCCTCAACCAGAACGTGGTGGCCCTCATCGTGCTGCTGCTGCTGGCCTCCTCGTGGGTGACCGAACGCATTGGCATCCATACCCTCTTCGGCGCCTTCCTCTTCGGGGCCATCATCCCCAAGGAGGGTGGACTGGCCGAGGCGCTGGTGGAGCGGTTGGAGGACGTGGTGGGGGTGATGCTGCTGCCCGTCTTCTTCGTCTACAGCGGCCTGCGCACCCACCTGGAGCTGTTGGGGAGTGGCTCGGACTGGGCCCTGTGCGGCCTCATCCTCCTGGTGGCCAGCGTGGGCAAGTTCGGCGGCAGCGCGGTGGCCGCGAGACTCTCGGGCCTGCGCTGGCGCGAGGCGGGGGCCCTCGGCATCCTGATGAATGTGCGCGGGTTGATGGGGCTCATCGTCCTCAACCTCGGCCTGGACCTGGGGCTCATCTCTCCCAAGCTCTTCACCATGATGGTGGTGATGGCCCTGGTGACCGCCCTCATCGCCTCGCCGCTGCTGCGCTGGGTGTATCCGCCTGGGGAACAGGTCCAGGACCGGGTGCCGCTCGCCCCCGTGAGTCCACCGGTGGTTCCCGCGCCCTTCACCGTGTTGATGTGCGTGGGGCAGGGGCAGGTGGGCAGGGGGATGGCGACCCTGGGGCACGCCCTCATCGGCTCCAGCGCCGAGCCCTCCCAGTTCTACGCCCTGCACCTCGTGGCCCCCAGCGACCACTCCTCCTTCCATCCCCGGCGGGAAGAGGACACGTCAGGAGATGCCCTGGCCCCGTTGCTGGGCCGCGCGAGCAGCCTGGGCCTGGAGGTGCGGCCGCTGTCGTTCGTGTCGGCCGAGCCCGGGTTGGACATCTGCCGCACGGCCGAGGCCAAGCAGGCCAGCCTCATCTTGCTGGGCTGGCACGAGCCGCTCTTCAGCCGCGCGATGCTGGGCGGCACCGTGCACGAGGTGATGCGGGAGGCGGGCACGGACGTGGCGGTGCTGGTGGACCGGGGCCTGGAGGGCGTGCGCCGGGTGCTGGTGCCCTTCCTCGACGGCCCGCATGACCGGGCGGCGCTCGCCCTGGCGCGGCGCCTGCTGCGCTCCACGGACGCACAGGTGACGGTGCTGCACGTCACTCCTTCCGCGGGTGCGCGCGGGCCCACGGCGGCGCGGTCCCGGGTCGAGAAGCTCTTCCCGGGAGCGCCTGGGCGCGTGCACACCCGGGTGGTGGCGCACGGCTCGCCCGAGGACGCGGCCCTGGAGGAAGCACGGCGTGGCTATGACCTCGTGGTGATGGGAGTCGGGGCCAGGCACCGCGAGCGCCTCATCCGCGAGGCTCCCACGTCACTGCTGGTGGTTCACCCCCATTCCCAGGCCAGCGCAGGTGAGGCCGCCGATGTCGCCGACAACGAACCCGATACGGCCCCGGCGCTCCCAGCCGATGGCCCCTTCCCTTGAATCACTGTCACCCCCCCTTACGCATCGGAAACGAGACAACGACGTCATGCACCTGGGAGCGACCATCCGACTGCTGCGCGTGGACGCGGGGCTGAGCCTGCGCGACCTCGCCCGTCGTATCGGCGTGTCCAGCGCCTACCTCAGCCGCGTGGAGAACGGGCTGGACGCGGCCCCCACGCCGGAGCGGCTCGCCGCCATTGCCCGCGAGCTGGGCGTGCCCCCCACGCTCCTCATGGACGTGGCGCACCGGGTGAGCCCCTTCGTGGCCCACTACCTGGAGCAGGTGCCCGGCGCGGGCATGCTCTTCCTGGAGATGGCGCGCCGGGGCCTCTCCGGCCCGCAGCTCGCCCGGGTCCGTGAGTTCCTCGACGCGGAGTTTCCCATGCGCGCCGCCGGGAGTGAGGCTCCGGTGCCGGCACTGGTGCCGCTGCTGGCGCCGGAGCGGATGGTGCTGCGCCTCACCTGCGCCGCACTCGAGGACGCGCTGGATGTGGCCGCGGGGCGGCTGGTGGGGTCCTGCCCCGGCATGAGTGCCCCCTGGCTGGTGGCGGAGCTGAAGCGGCGTGAGGCGGAGGCCTCCAGCATGGTGGGCAACGGCGTGGCGGTGCCGCACGCCATCGTCGAGCACGCCGCGCCGGTGGCCGCCGTGGTGACGTTGGCCAAGCCCCTCAAGGCCGAGACGCCGGATGGCCTGCCCCTGCGGCTGCTGGTGGTGCTCGTGGGAGGAGAGCGCGGACGTGCGCACCTGGTGCGGTTGGCACATGTGGCGCGGTTGGCCAGTCATGGTCTGGCCGAGCGGCTCGCCGATGAGGAGCAGCCCCAACAATTGCTTTCCCGGCTCACGGAGCTGGAAGCCCTGCGATGAGTGCGTGGAGGTGAGATCATGATGAAGACAAGCCATGTGCTGGTGGGAACGCTCTCCTGGGTGCCGCCCCACGTGCTCGCATTGTCCGGAGTGCGCTGGCGGTTGCTCGCGCTCGGCGCCGGGGGAGGGCTGATGGTGGGCCTGACCGCGTTGGGACTCTGGCTCATCCGCCTCGCCCTCAAGACACGGTAGGACGCCATCCGTGATGGATTCGGCGGATTCGACAAGGACGAGTGCGATGACAATGTTTCTTCGACGCTGGCCGTTGGCTTTCGTGGTGGTGACGGGTCTTCTCTCCGGGTGCGGCCTGCCGGAGGAGGAGGGGCTCACGGAGCCCGTGGGCTCCACGGAACTGGAGCTCACCAATACCTGTCAAAGCCTCTCCCAGCACTACGCGTTCAAGTGCGCCACGATCCCCGTGTACAGCTCGGCCACGAGCAGCACCGCGATCGACACCATCTACTGTGGCGGCGCCAACGTGAGCGTGCGCCTGTTGAAGGCGTGTCCCTCGAACGAGCGCTTCTACGTGGAGTACTCCCGGTTGTCCGGCCCGTACGAGCCGGGCTGGGTCCACCGGAGCTTCATCGCGACCGTGAACTGAGAGGCCGCGAGTGGCGGGCCTTCAAGGAAGCACGGCTTGCGTTGGTACCAGGCTATATGATGCCGAGCCATCGCCGAGCTGGCCTTGGGCGTTGTAGCCCCAACCCCAGACGGTGCCATCGTTGCGCAGGGCCAACGAGTGGGAATTGCCAGCGGTCAGAGCGGTGACGCTGGACAGGCCGGGCACCTGCACGGGGGTGAGGCGGGTGGTATTTGTTCCATCGCCGAGCTGGCCTTGGGAGTTGGAGCCCCAGGCCCAGACGGTGCCATCGTTGCGCAGCGCCAGCGAGTGGGCATTGCCAGCGGCCAGCGCGATGATGCCGGACAGAGCGGAGACCTGCACGGGGGTGAGGCGGGCGGTGGTGGTCCCATCGCCGAGCTGGCCGGAGGAGTTGGCGCCCCAGGCCCAGACGGTGCCGTCGCTGCGCAGCGCCAGCGAGTGGGACTCGCCAGCGGCCAGGGCGGTGATGCTGGACAGGCCGGAGAGCTGAATGGGGGTGGGGCGGGCGGTGGTGGTCCCATCGCCGAGCTGGCCGGAGGCGTTGGAGCCCCAAGCCCAGACGGTGCCGTCGCTGCGCAGTGCCAGCGAGTGGGCATTGCCAGCGGCCAGGGCGGTGATGCTGGACAGACCGGACACCTGCACGGGAGGGCGATCGGAGTTGTCGCCCCAGGCCCAGACGGTGCCATCGCCACGCAGCGCCAGCGAGTGTTTTTCACGGGCGGAAACCGCCGGCGACGGGCAACGATTGGTGGAGAGGGTGAATTCCCTGGTGGTGGTGAGGCTTTTGCTGTTGGCGACAGTGACGGTGACGGTGATCACAGTTCCTGCTGGCGAGCAGGGTGGAGGGGTCCATGTGATCTCGCTGTTCGTGCCAGTGCTAGCAGGAGTCCCGAGGGTTCCGGCGCTGCACGTCCACACGAAATCGAGATGGGGTGTCTCCTCGTCCTGTGCCGTGACGCTGAACGTCACCGTTTCGTGGGCCAGCACGCTGGTGGCGGACTGAGCGCCTTGGATGATGATGGGCGCGGTTGTGTCACAGCGATCGGGGTTGCGCTGGCAGAATGCCTCCCCCTCCTGCTCGAAATCCGCGCAGCCCGCGAGCCCGATGAGCAGCACCATGGCCAGTAGGGCCTGGAGGCTCGAATTCTTCTGCGTCCTCATCACGGCCACCTCCCATGAACGAAGGCGGAGGTCCCATCCGTGCTCACGCCGAGCGACACGGGCTGGTCCGGCGAACCCAGTACGTACATCCCCGCCGCGGTGACCAGACCCGCGGCGCCTGCACCCAGCAGGCTGATTCCCACCGTCTGCCACGTGTTCCCGCGAGAGACATTGCGCTGCACGTCTTCCCTCGTCGCGATCCGGGGATCGTTGGTGCGCAGCTGGTTCAACGTTCCGCGAGAGATGGCCCAGGAGATGCCACCTGCCACCAGGAGGGTCCCGCCCGCGACGGCTGGGATGAGCGACTTCCTTCGCAGCGCTCCGTGCGCAGACGCCTCGAGAGAGGCAGCGGAGGGCGGAGTCGCTGGTGGCTGGGTCACGACAGCCGTGGACGGGGATGCGGAGGGCTCCACCCTCAGACGAGCGAACTCGCGCTTCACCTGCTGCCGTACGGACTCGAAGCGCCTTTCGATCTTGGGCGCTACCTGCACGGGTAGCTTCGAGTCGGGTCGTAGCAGGAGTGCTGCCTTGAAGGCGGCGGTGCCTTGCTCCTCCCGACCCAACTCGCACTGGAGTATTCCCTCGTAGAGGGAGCGGGTGACTTCTTCTTCCGTGCTGCGAGGTAGCTGTCGGGCGAGTTGTGTCTGCTCGAGAGCGCGCTCGTATTCGAGGCTTTCGTACAGGCTATGGATCGAAATGAGGTAGGTTTTTACATCCTCGGTGTTCTCGGCTCGAGTGGCGCAAGGAATCACCAGGAGCAGACTCAAGGCCAGGGCTCTCTGATGGACAGAACTGTCGAGACGACGTGTCTGATTCATAGCGCCCTGTGTCGATGAGAATCGAGAATCGCCCTCCAATGGGGATGGTCCGTCGACCCCGGGGGAAAGTCCACCTCCACATGAAATGAATTCTCAGGCGGCCCGGCGCGCGGCGGTGGTGGGGCGGATGTCCCCGTGGTTCGGCGGGGGCAGGGTGATGGTGGGCGACAGGCCCGGTGCCACCAGCGCGCTCGTCAACAGGGACGAAGGGTGGAAGTTCACGAACGCCCCCTCCACTCGCGACGGGCCCGCGAAGAGTTTCTCCACGATCATCGACGAGTACTGCTCCAGCGAGCTCTCACGGGTGTTGCCATTGAGCACCACCTCCAGGCCCATCTGCTCGGCGTAGGCGCGCACTCCCGGAATCCTCGACTGCAGCGGCGTGTAGCTCTCCGAGGCCACGCCGTTCTCGCTCACCACGAACACTTCCTTGTCCGAGGCCACCGCGAGCGACATGTTCCCCATCGTGTGCCCCGGCGTCGACAGGATGGCCGCGCCCCTTCCCAGCCACACGTCCCCGTCCAGCAGCACCACCCGCTCCTCCGGCACTCCGTCCGTCCCGCCCGGCACGTACCAGACCTTCTCCAGCGGGTGCAGGTTCTTCACCGACTCCCACTCGGTCCGCTGCACCAGCAGCTTCGCCCTCGGGAAGTACGCCGGCTCTCCGTCCCCGCCCAGCCACCGCCGCACGTCCTGCACGTGCAGGTGGTCGAACGCGATGTAATCCACGTCCTTCGGATGCAGCCCCAGCGCCGCGAGGTGGCTCTGCACCGTGCCCAGCCGCCGTGTCATCACCTTGTCCGACAGGAAGTTGCCGTACTTCTCCCGCAGCGACGCGTAGAAGGGGGCCGCCTGCCCGCGCTCGTAGTCGCTCGGGTTGAAGAGCAGGGTGCGCGTCACTCCCTCCTCCTGGTACTGCACCACCTGCATCCGGTTCGTCATCATCACGTAGGGCGCCGGTGACAGCGCCCCTCCGCTGAAGGCGAACAGCGACGGGTAGGGGAACGTGACGAGATCGCACGTGGCCACCGCCGCCACCGGGCCCGCGGCCGTGAACACATCGCGCGCCTCCTGCGCGGCTCGGCGGAGCTTCTGAAGCCGGATGCCGGACACCGGCTCGGCGCGGGCCTCGTTGAGGAAGGGCAGGGGACGGAAGGGGGAGGTCATGGGTTCACCGTGAGGTCGAAGACGGTCTTCACCGACTGGTACTGGCCACGCGCCAGGTTGGCCTCGATGGCCTCCTGGTAACGCGCGAGCGGAAAGGTATGTGTCACGAGCACGCTCGGATCCGGGCCCTCCCGGCGGGCGAGCAGCTCCAGCACCAGGTCGAACGTGTGCTTGCGCTCGCCCCGGAAGCTCTCCGGGCCGTACACGTAGGAGCCGAGCAGCGTGAGCTCGTTGCGCCACACCGTCGTCCAGTCCACCCGCTCCAGGATGCCCGCCGCCCCCACCAGCACCACCTTCCCCAGCGAGCGCGTGTAGCGCAACGAGTCCTGCACCGAGGTCGCGCTGCCGATGCAGTCGAATGTCACCTCGTAGCCCCCCATGAGCGCTGGCGGGCCGAGGATGGGGCGGTACACCTTCGCGCCCGTGCGCCTCGCCACCTCCTCGGCCTCGGCGGTGTCGTCCCGCATCACCCGGAAGGCCTCGTCCGCCCCGAGCTGCTTCGCCAGCCGCAGCTGGTACTCCTCGGCCGCCAGCAGCGTCACATGACAGCGCGAGCCCAGCGCGCGGATGGCCCAGAGGCACGCGAAGGCCACCGGCCCACCGCCGATCACCAGCACCCGATCCCCGTCCTTCAGCGGCACCTTCAGCACCGCGTGCAGGCTCACCGCGAGCGGCTCCACCAGCACGCCGGCCGTGTCTCCCACCCCTTCCGGCAGCGGGTGGAGCTGCGAGGGGTGTGCCACCATCTCCGTCCCCATGCCCCCGGGCAGGTCCTTCTGGAAGCCGAGCAGATGCCCCGGTGCGAGGCAGCCCTCGGCGGTGTGCTCGCAGCCGTTCTCCTGGCCAGCCGCGCACGGCGCGCAGGGCGGCTGGATGCCCCGCAGGCGGCAGGGCAGCAGCGGATTCACCACCACCTTCTGTCCCACCTCCACGCCGCGCGCCTGGGGCCCCAGCTCCTTCACCTCGGCGAGCACCTCGTGGCCCAGCACCGCGGGAAAACTGTTGAAGGGCTCCATCTGGGGGCTCATCTTGAAGAAGATCGTCCCCATGTCCGAGCCGCACAGGCCCGCCAGCAGCGGGCGCAGCCGCACCCAGTCCGGTCCGGGCAGGGTGGGGGAGGCCAGCTCACGCAGGGAGAGACAGCTCCCACGCCCGTAGTGCAGCTTCGGGTACATTCCTCCAATCCCCTTGGCGAGGACGTACTTGGGGATGGAGAGTGCGAAGACGAGTCCCTTCACGGGGGGCAAGCTCCCTGGGCAGGCGGCCTGACGGCGGGGGACGCGGAGTCTAGCTCGCGAGAGGACCCGCGACACAGGGTCCGTTCTGGTAGGGTGACGGCAGAGGGTTGACTGTATGGCGAAGGCGAAGCGGAAGTCCGACGACACACTCTCTGGAGAGGCGCTCAACGACGAGGTCCGCGTCGAGGCCTCGCTGCGTCCGCGCACCTTCGACGAGTACGTGGGGCAGAGCGCCGTCGTCGAGAAGCTCAAGGTGTACGTGCAGGCGGCCAAGAGTCGTGGCGAGTCGCTCGACCACTGTCTCTTCTCCGGCCCCCCGGGTCTGGGCAAGACGTCGCTGGCCTACCTCATGGCCACCGAGCTGGGCGTGGGCATCCACGTCACCAGCGGCCCCGCGATCGAGCGCAAGGGCGACCTGGCCGGCCTCCTCACCAACCTCAACGAGCGCGACATCCTCTTCATCGACGAGGTCCACCGCCTCAACGTCGCCATCGAGGAGTACCTCTATCCGGCCATGGAGGACTTCCGGCTGGACATCACCATCGACACCGGCCCCGCCGCCCGGGCGATGAAGATCGACCTGCCGCCCTTCACCCTCATCGGTGCCACCACCCGCACCGGCCTCCTCACCTCGCCGCTGCGCGACCGCTTCCAGATTCAAGAGCGGCTCGAGTACTACGAGCCCAAGCACCTGGAGATGATCCTCAACCGCTCGGCGCGCATCCTCGGCGTCAAGTTGGATCGCGAGGGCGCGAAGGAGATCTCCACCCGCGCGCGCGGCACCCCGCGTATCGCCAACCGGCTGCTGCGCCGGCTGCGCGACTTCGCCGAGGTGGAGGGCGATGGCACCATCACCCAGGAGCTGGCCTCTCAGTCGCTCACCCGGCTCGGCGTGGACCCCTCCGGTCTGGACGCGATGGACCGTAAAATCCTGCTCACCATCCTCGACAAGTTCGGCGGGGGCCCGGTGGGCGTGGAGACCATCGCCGCCAGCGTGGGCGAGCAGCGCGATACCATCGAGGACGTGTACGAGCCGTACCTCCTGCAGGAAGGCTTCCTCCAGCGCACGCCGCGGGGCCGAGTAGCCACGCACCACGCGTACGCCTATTTCAACAAGAAGGCGCCCACCACGGCGCAGGGGTCCCTCTGGTGAGCACCACCGCGACCGCCGTCCAGCCGCCTCCCATGTCCCGCGTTCCCCGTGACTTCTACGCGGAGCTCGTCCGCACCTCCCAGGGCAACCGCGCCGGCTACCTCGCCGATCGCGAGCGTTGGCTGCGCGAACTGCCCGTGGAGGCCCGCGAGGAGCTCCTCTTCGAGTTCGAGATGCTCCTGCGCGCCGTGGAGCGCTACGTCCACCTCCACGACAACGGCGTCATCGATCCCCAGGATCAGCCGCTCGTCACCCGCGACTTCCGCGAGGAGCTCAAGGACGTCCGCGCCACCCTCAGCCAGGCCATCCGCCTGGCGCGGCACCTGTTGGATCCCGACTCCACCCAGAAGCTCCAGTTCCGGCGCTACGTGGAGACGCAGCTGTCCGACGACAAGACGCGCCGCTCGCGCATCGAGGGCGAGCTGGACCAGGAGACGCCCCAGGAGAGCCTCTTCGTCCTGCGTCAGTCCTTCGAGTCGCTGCGCAACCTCATCGACCACCTGCTGCAACTGCCGGTGTGCGGGCTGAACCTCTTCAACGACGTGGGCAACCTCGTCCTGAGGGAGATCGTCCTCAACCGCTACTTCCGGCCCTTCCGCCTCAACGAGTTCCGTCTGGAGTACGACCGGCTGCGCTCGGTCCGCCTGCTGTCGCTGCTCGCCACGGTGCCGGCGGAGACGCGGCCCCTCTTCACCATCGCCTACCTGGGCCTGTTCCGCCTGCTGCACTACCTGGCCTACGTGAGCCAGGATGCCCAGGGCCCCATCCCCCGCCGCGTGCGCGTGGTGCTCTCCCTGGTGCGCAGCGAGGCGCTCAGTCTCGTGGGCTACCTGAAGAACGAGCTGGCCCCCAAGGCCGGCCCCAAGCCCCTCCAGGCCGCGTGCTTGCGCGTGGCGCGCGACATCGCCCGCGAGACCGAG
This is a stretch of genomic DNA from Archangium violaceum. It encodes these proteins:
- a CDS encoding zinc-dependent alcohol dehydrogenase, which gives rise to MKGLVFALSIPKYVLAKGIGGMYPKLHYGRGSCLSLRELASPTLPGPDWVRLRPLLAGLCGSDMGTIFFKMSPQMEPFNSFPAVLGHEVLAEVKELGPQARGVEVGQKVVVNPLLPCRLRGIQPPCAPCAAGQENGCEHTAEGCLAPGHLLGFQKDLPGGMGTEMVAHPSQLHPLPEGVGDTAGVLVEPLAVSLHAVLKVPLKDGDRVLVIGGGPVAFACLWAIRALGSRCHVTLLAAEEYQLRLAKQLGADEAFRVMRDDTAEAEEVARRTGAKVYRPILGPPALMGGYEVTFDCIGSATSVQDSLRYTRSLGKVVLVGAAGILERVDWTTVWRNELTLLGSYVYGPESFRGERKHTFDLVLELLARREGPDPSVLVTHTFPLARYQEAIEANLARGQYQSVKTVFDLTVNP
- the ruvB gene encoding Holliday junction branch migration DNA helicase RuvB — its product is MAKAKRKSDDTLSGEALNDEVRVEASLRPRTFDEYVGQSAVVEKLKVYVQAAKSRGESLDHCLFSGPPGLGKTSLAYLMATELGVGIHVTSGPAIERKGDLAGLLTNLNERDILFIDEVHRLNVAIEEYLYPAMEDFRLDITIDTGPAARAMKIDLPPFTLIGATTRTGLLTSPLRDRFQIQERLEYYEPKHLEMILNRSARILGVKLDREGAKEISTRARGTPRIANRLLRRLRDFAEVEGDGTITQELASQSLTRLGVDPSGLDAMDRKILLTILDKFGGGPVGVETIAASVGEQRDTIEDVYEPYLLQEGFLQRTPRGRVATHHAYAYFNKKAPTTAQGSLW